One segment of Glandiceps talaboti chromosome 21, keGlaTala1.1, whole genome shotgun sequence DNA contains the following:
- the LOC144451085 gene encoding nuclear receptor subfamily 2 group F member 5-like: MFADAEDRCSGNETCKTSLLGSLLADTATGHALSVPVPNVSREKANVTVKLTDSCMEELNSKLAVWLVRAVQFTKSLPVFSGLSTHDQIVLLNSSWKELVLLYMAEERFEFEVEEFENHQHSTAYQLFTEGLPTLKSVEQLRFALQRCTNMDLDLKEFAYLRKLAVLNSEVRGLHNTAPIEEACESTQSALMEYLSVRYPNNQLRLSHVLLLLPSIRGYSAKIFEGLFYKHLIGDTTMDSVLLELL; the protein is encoded by the exons ATGTTTGCAGACGCTGAAGATCGTTGCTCGGGCAACGAGACATGCAAAACCAGTCTTTTGGGAAGTTTACTAGCAGACACGGCAACGGGACACGCACTTTCTGTTCCAGTGCCTAACGTATCACGGGAAAAAGCAAATGTCACAGTAAAATTGACTGATTCGTGTATGGAAGAACTGAACTCAAAGTTGGCCGTCTGGCTAGTGAGAGctgtacaatttacaaagtCGTTACCTGTGTTTTCTGGTCTTAGCACACATGACCAAATAGTACTTTTGAACTCCTCATGGAAGGAACTTGTTCTCCTTTACATGGCCGAGGAACGTTTTGAGTTCGAGGTCGAAGAGTTTGAAAATCACCAACACAGCACGGCATATCAGTTATTCACTGAAGGACTACCTACACTCAAGTCAGTTGAGCAGCTTCGGTTTGCCCTTCAGCGATGTACGAATATGGACCTAGACTTGAAAGAGTTTGCATATCTCCGGAAACTTGCCGTTCTCAATTCAG AAGTACGAGGCCTACACAACACAGCGCCGATAGAAGAAGCATGTGAATCCACACAATCGGCTCTTATGGAATACCTCTCAGTACGATACCCTAATAATCAACTTCGACTTTCGCACGTCTTACTTCTTCTCCCGAGTATACGAGGCTACAGTGCAAAAATTTTTGAGGGTTTGTTTTACAAACATCTCATTGGTGACACTACAATGGACAGCGTTTTGTTAGAACTCCTCTAG